Proteins from one Bdellovibrionota bacterium genomic window:
- a CDS encoding tryptophanase has translation MQTIIEPFRVKMVEPIRATTRADRESLLKTAAYNLFLLKAEDVTIDLLTDSGTSAMSAQQWGRMMEGDESYAGAKSFFRFEAAFQRIMGFKYILPVHQGRAAERILFTTVVRKGQIVPNNTHFDTTRANLEYVGAQAVDLPIDEAADFESPYPFKGNMHIPKLRELLKKEGPARVPLVLMTVTNNSLGGQPVSLSNIREASQVCREFNIPFYLDACRYAENAFFIKKREQSQGRRSTREIAREMFSYAQGCTFSAKKDALANIGGMLGLQSEEWARKCKNLLVLTEGFPTYGGLAGRDLEAIAQGVDEALDETYLEYRIASTTYLGKHVAEAGVPIVHPVGGHAIFIDAKAFSPHIPPQHFPAQALGCELYLHAGIRGVEIGSLMFGRTDPESKAFVPSRNELLRLAIPRRAYTQSHIDYVVEAILDVYRNRDQIRGLRIVEETSPLRHFTARLEPII, from the coding sequence TTTGCTGAAAGCCGAGGACGTGACCATCGATCTTCTTACGGACAGCGGCACGAGCGCCATGAGCGCTCAACAGTGGGGCCGCATGATGGAAGGCGACGAATCGTACGCAGGGGCGAAAAGCTTCTTTCGGTTCGAAGCGGCGTTTCAAAGAATCATGGGTTTTAAATACATCCTCCCCGTTCATCAGGGGCGCGCGGCGGAACGAATTCTCTTCACCACCGTCGTTCGAAAGGGTCAGATTGTTCCAAACAACACTCATTTCGACACCACACGTGCGAACCTTGAGTACGTTGGAGCTCAGGCCGTCGACCTGCCCATCGACGAAGCCGCGGATTTTGAATCCCCCTACCCCTTCAAGGGAAATATGCACATTCCCAAACTGCGCGAGCTGCTCAAGAAAGAGGGCCCTGCCCGCGTGCCGCTTGTCTTAATGACGGTGACGAACAATTCCCTGGGCGGCCAGCCGGTTTCTCTGTCGAACATTCGAGAAGCGTCCCAGGTTTGCCGCGAGTTCAACATTCCCTTCTATCTCGACGCCTGTCGCTATGCGGAGAACGCCTTTTTCATCAAGAAACGGGAACAGAGCCAGGGACGCCGTTCCACGAGAGAGATTGCCCGGGAGATGTTCTCGTACGCCCAGGGATGTACGTTCAGCGCGAAGAAAGACGCTCTCGCGAACATTGGAGGGATGCTTGGTCTCCAGTCGGAAGAATGGGCACGAAAATGCAAGAACTTACTGGTTCTGACCGAGGGGTTTCCGACATATGGCGGCCTTGCCGGCCGCGACCTCGAGGCCATCGCTCAAGGCGTGGACGAAGCATTGGACGAAACTTACTTGGAGTATCGAATCGCTTCGACCACCTATCTCGGGAAACATGTAGCCGAAGCCGGGGTTCCGATCGTTCATCCCGTGGGCGGCCACGCGATCTTCATCGATGCAAAGGCGTTTTCGCCCCATATTCCTCCCCAACATTTTCCCGCACAGGCACTCGGATGCGAGCTCTATCTCCACGCGGGCATTCGGGGCGTTGAAATCGGAAGCCTGATGTTCGGCCGAACCGATCCCGAATCCAAAGCTTTCGTTCCCTCGAGGAATGAGCTTCTCCGCCTCGCGATACCGCGACGTGCCTACACGCAAAGCCATATCGACTACGTCGTGGAAGCGATCTTGGATGTGTACCGAAACCGCGATCAGATCCGGGGTCTCCGGATCGTGGAAGAGACTTCGCCGTTGCGGCATTTCACCGCGCGGCTGGAACCGATTATTTAA